In Nocardia higoensis, one genomic interval encodes:
- a CDS encoding phage tail protein, which yields MTTAQDLPALYAEAQQAKDARKQRRHARPLVRLWDGDWNLRGICGAEISADFRWVLNQSGTGLLELPYDYYLARWAVDINGRTKQNVHITVDKDGARWDGRLEKAVIKTDERGITTVELLFMHSYQELKHIYCWSNPFLPAAVQFPREFMLAGPSVWALKTALHLNLLRLEHAQWQLPDDPVDIGGWGNLDQSNWAVVVKPGDFASDTSLWTIFGSRFRNFHEAAAGTLETAQLAVVTRRWLRGDPKPWPGADLRHGCLVVDIVDKSGFWTGTSTGGDMWDGLQRTVQVLDNTLLDYSPDVLPDQNAPELYKNPGWMGTLPSNPWVVYRQNERTGIQTSQFVVNPSSAVQILTGGHSMPGVNEAISSAIQFVGMVTAGALGEVPFVGPFLAGVANGTTAVVNTIATALLSDTLLAWMEFKSPQRELNSGWSHYYEHFENSADRAYTLGSLLTLGEGLWKTRRHFTHKFTVANGEPYMIGDHGQGHFFLGDRVGSTVKGMPEGSIYVEQVTELELAWSRTASPAWQITVGSDRDHDMPFAKSMRVVADIVDDIHALAVQM from the coding sequence GTGACGACCGCCCAGGATCTGCCCGCGCTTTACGCCGAGGCGCAGCAGGCCAAGGATGCGCGCAAACAGCGGCGCCATGCTCGTCCGCTGGTGCGGTTGTGGGACGGCGACTGGAACCTGCGCGGTATCTGCGGTGCGGAGATCAGCGCCGACTTCCGCTGGGTGCTGAACCAGTCGGGTACCGGACTACTGGAGCTTCCTTACGACTACTACTTGGCCAGATGGGCCGTGGACATCAACGGCCGGACCAAGCAGAACGTGCACATCACCGTCGACAAGGACGGAGCCCGCTGGGACGGGCGACTGGAGAAAGCGGTCATCAAGACCGATGAGCGGGGCATCACGACGGTGGAGCTGCTGTTCATGCACTCCTACCAGGAACTCAAGCACATCTACTGCTGGTCGAACCCCTTCCTGCCCGCGGCGGTGCAGTTCCCGCGCGAGTTCATGCTCGCCGGGCCGAGCGTCTGGGCCTTGAAGACGGCTCTGCATTTGAACCTGCTCCGGCTCGAACATGCCCAGTGGCAGTTGCCCGACGATCCTGTCGACATCGGCGGTTGGGGCAATCTCGATCAGTCCAACTGGGCGGTGGTTGTCAAACCGGGCGATTTCGCTTCCGACACCTCGCTGTGGACGATCTTCGGTTCCCGCTTCCGCAACTTCCACGAGGCGGCCGCGGGCACCTTGGAGACCGCGCAACTGGCGGTGGTCACGCGACGGTGGCTGCGGGGAGATCCGAAACCCTGGCCGGGCGCCGACCTGCGCCACGGGTGTCTGGTCGTCGACATCGTCGACAAGTCCGGCTTCTGGACCGGCACCAGCACCGGCGGCGATATGTGGGACGGCCTGCAGCGCACGGTACAGGTGCTCGACAACACGCTGCTCGACTACAGCCCGGACGTGCTGCCCGATCAGAACGCGCCCGAGCTGTACAAGAACCCCGGGTGGATGGGCACGCTGCCCTCGAACCCCTGGGTGGTGTACCGGCAGAACGAGCGGACCGGGATCCAGACGTCGCAGTTCGTCGTGAACCCCTCGTCGGCTGTGCAGATCCTCACGGGCGGTCATTCGATGCCCGGTGTGAACGAGGCGATCTCCTCGGCGATCCAGTTCGTCGGCATGGTCACCGCGGGTGCGCTGGGTGAGGTGCCCTTCGTCGGCCCCTTCCTGGCCGGTGTCGCGAACGGCACGACCGCGGTGGTCAACACGATCGCCACGGCACTGCTCTCGGACACGCTGCTCGCCTGGATGGAATTCAAATCACCTCAGCGCGAACTGAATTCGGGATGGTCACACTACTACGAGCATTTCGAGAACAGCGCCGACCGCGCCTACACCCTCGGCTCGCTGCTGACTCTCGGAGAGGGCCTGTGGAAGACACGCAGGCACTTCACCCACAAATTCACCGTGGCCAACGGTGAACCATACATGATCGGCGACCACGGGCAGGGGCATTTCTTCCTCGGCGATCGAGTCGGCTCGACCGTCAAGGGCATGCCCGAGGGGTCGATCTACGTGGAACAGGTCACCGAGCTGGAACTCGCCTGGTCGCGCACGGCCAGCCCGGCCTGGCAGATCACCGTCGGCTCCGACCGCGACCACGACATGCCCTTCGCCAAGTCCATGCGGGTGGTGGCCGACATCGTCGACGACATCCACGCCCTCGCCGTCCAGATGTGA
- a CDS encoding DUF7257 domain-containing protein: MTSPDGRIPSGAYTGGSIRNLQKVTWEAAQASIMSNVMQSFAGIDAVGSNLSTVTNRALDAAASAQTDATDAQVTATAAQGTSVSNASAIADLQADKTQSEVGGAAFTDKFETWDAAKWNVGKWSSGGHTVPDVVVVDHQAGIAKAGHTSTGGAFALYKTPLMTDSQSVSLVLGRPNQAGSFTGSGILLRAADDLSTFVIAQVGASRISLQRGTLVDGQLTITVWAERTNLTLSSGDTVTVSASGSSYEVLVNGVSRFGYQDTAVTSPVGAGNRRVGFFSACNVSSTWSGTTLSFGFDLESFVAADTTSPPLVGTGWSLYRQSATTVAHNAGNARYSAVFDTIRSANKVNVLDLSTGQIQITKPGWYVMNVGVQWSQACGTGYSYRVALWSAPSPDGLWKLVRNSGEVEGSAVYRTSGSFVVFAGAGSVWAPGYYIAGANNMYGDPSGTNVYFDGTLCSYS, from the coding sequence ATGACCAGCCCCGACGGGCGGATCCCCTCCGGCGCATACACCGGCGGCTCGATCCGCAACCTGCAGAAGGTGACCTGGGAGGCCGCGCAGGCCTCGATCATGTCCAACGTCATGCAGTCCTTCGCCGGCATCGACGCTGTCGGCAGCAACTTGAGTACCGTTACCAACCGCGCGCTCGACGCGGCAGCGTCGGCGCAGACCGACGCCACCGACGCGCAGGTGACCGCGACTGCGGCGCAGGGCACCTCGGTCTCCAACGCTTCGGCGATCGCCGACCTGCAAGCGGACAAGACGCAGAGCGAGGTCGGCGGGGCGGCGTTCACCGACAAGTTCGAGACGTGGGACGCGGCGAAATGGAACGTCGGCAAGTGGAGCAGCGGCGGCCACACGGTGCCGGACGTAGTGGTCGTCGACCATCAGGCAGGTATCGCCAAGGCCGGTCACACCAGTACCGGCGGCGCCTTCGCGTTGTACAAGACGCCCCTGATGACGGATTCGCAGTCGGTGTCCCTCGTCCTGGGCCGTCCCAACCAGGCAGGCAGTTTCACCGGTAGCGGCATCCTGCTCCGTGCTGCCGACGATCTGTCGACTTTCGTCATAGCGCAGGTCGGAGCCTCCAGGATCTCACTGCAACGGGGAACGCTGGTCGATGGACAGCTGACCATCACCGTCTGGGCCGAGCGCACGAATCTGACCCTGAGTTCCGGTGACACCGTGACGGTCAGCGCATCCGGCTCCTCCTACGAGGTACTGGTCAACGGTGTGAGCCGGTTCGGATATCAGGACACGGCGGTCACCTCCCCGGTCGGAGCGGGCAACCGCCGGGTCGGATTCTTCAGCGCCTGCAATGTTTCCAGCACGTGGTCCGGTACCACGCTTTCCTTCGGCTTCGACCTGGAATCGTTCGTCGCGGCCGACACCACCTCGCCGCCACTGGTGGGGACCGGGTGGTCGCTGTACCGGCAGAGCGCCACCACTGTCGCGCACAATGCGGGCAACGCGCGCTACAGCGCGGTCTTCGACACCATCCGCAGCGCGAACAAGGTCAATGTGCTGGATCTTTCCACCGGACAGATCCAGATCACCAAGCCGGGCTGGTACGTGATGAACGTCGGCGTGCAGTGGTCGCAGGCGTGCGGCACCGGATACAGCTATCGCGTCGCGTTGTGGAGCGCGCCCAGTCCCGACGGCCTCTGGAAACTCGTGCGCAACAGCGGCGAGGTCGAAGGTTCCGCGGTCTATCGCACCTCGGGATCGTTCGTCGTCTTCGCAGGCGCGGGCAGCGTCTGGGCGCCCGGTTACTACATCGCAGGTGCCAACAACATGTACGGCGACCCGTCCGGCACCAACGTCTACTTCGACGGCACGCTCTGCTCCTATTCCTGA
- a CDS encoding DUF7264 domain-containing protein, which yields MSTMNDPGYLGYQPTLEPLKLTTGASFVQTIQPSGGAVFPAGTTISIVLTAPGGAALGAWPATVDANIATWTVPAATCDEIPANSRYTMLVTYPTSPVTTYAWYAGSVIRTQ from the coding sequence ATGAGCACAATGAACGATCCGGGCTACCTGGGCTACCAGCCCACTCTCGAGCCCCTGAAACTGACGACCGGCGCCAGCTTCGTCCAAACCATCCAGCCATCCGGCGGCGCGGTGTTCCCCGCGGGAACAACGATTTCCATCGTGCTGACGGCGCCCGGTGGCGCCGCCCTCGGCGCATGGCCGGCCACGGTCGACGCGAACATCGCCACGTGGACCGTTCCCGCCGCGACCTGCGACGAGATTCCGGCGAACTCCCGCTACACGATGCTGGTCACCTACCCGACCTCGCCGGTGACGACCTACGCCTGGTACGCGGGCTCGGTCATCCGCACCCAGTGA
- a CDS encoding phage gene 29 protein family protein — MSIPLYEECNPDDPYDAFVWALVGLPGPRNSPLLVHPDVLRQWSKHLWDLGFRHHSDQQLREYIPPARGVTHWLNGSGQWAEKGAVRPPETSAPDVSQLTPDERAHLIEQLRESGELKHLVDARELDRNHAEVGSAAPDDASSGGSR, encoded by the coding sequence ATGTCCATTCCATTGTACGAAGAATGCAACCCCGACGATCCCTATGATGCTTTCGTATGGGCGCTCGTCGGGCTGCCCGGCCCACGGAACTCGCCGCTGCTCGTGCACCCCGACGTGCTGCGGCAGTGGTCGAAACACCTGTGGGATCTCGGGTTCCGCCACCACTCCGATCAGCAGCTCCGGGAGTACATCCCGCCTGCTCGTGGCGTCACCCACTGGCTCAACGGTTCCGGGCAATGGGCCGAGAAGGGGGCGGTCCGACCCCCCGAGACCTCGGCGCCCGACGTGAGCCAGCTGACTCCCGACGAGCGCGCTCACTTGATCGAGCAGCTGCGTGAATCAGGTGAGTTGAAGCACCTGGTCGATGCCCGCGAACTGGACCGCAACCATGCCGAGGTCGGCAGTGCCGCGCCGGACGACGCGTCCTCCGGCGGTTCGCGATGA
- a CDS encoding phage tail protein yields the protein MAPNAAMITVTGVDGSVWTIAGQGRGREGVELATSPSGLYDAPVTTIWNQSAFQIGSSFGGYRTNKRDVVFAVNVFQAAGQSWESVDSAWRKAWAYDRDSTLTITTDYGTRSLKLRMSEQPDFKPDKDPHLKSQSKVVMTCVAGNPWWVESDVTSTWTATADSTQPGVTRQGTVSIANPTDQPMWLKWVCSAPGRWTVPDFSWGVAEDDAARTITLPATTAGQDLTVDTDPMEEMIVAADGSQIWALMNGVSFLYPVPPYTPATDVPVSVTGAPAGASVMVVQQRNWSRPWGLQ from the coding sequence GTGGCGCCCAATGCCGCGATGATCACGGTGACCGGAGTCGATGGATCGGTGTGGACGATCGCCGGTCAGGGCCGTGGCCGTGAGGGTGTCGAGCTGGCGACATCGCCGAGCGGTTTGTACGACGCTCCGGTGACAACGATCTGGAACCAGTCCGCGTTCCAGATCGGTTCGTCGTTCGGCGGATACCGGACCAACAAACGCGATGTCGTATTCGCGGTCAATGTCTTCCAGGCCGCCGGACAGTCCTGGGAGTCAGTGGATTCCGCGTGGCGGAAAGCGTGGGCCTACGACAGGGACTCGACGCTGACGATCACGACGGATTACGGCACGCGGTCGCTGAAACTGCGGATGTCGGAGCAGCCGGACTTCAAGCCGGACAAGGATCCGCATCTGAAGTCGCAGAGCAAGGTCGTGATGACCTGTGTAGCGGGCAATCCGTGGTGGGTGGAGTCGGACGTGACGAGCACCTGGACCGCGACCGCCGACAGCACGCAGCCCGGTGTGACCAGACAAGGCACCGTCAGCATCGCCAATCCCACCGATCAGCCAATGTGGTTGAAGTGGGTGTGCTCGGCGCCGGGCAGGTGGACGGTGCCGGACTTCTCGTGGGGTGTGGCCGAGGACGACGCGGCGCGCACCATCACGTTGCCCGCGACCACTGCGGGCCAGGACCTCACGGTGGATACCGACCCGATGGAGGAGATGATCGTCGCGGCCGACGGCTCGCAGATCTGGGCGCTGATGAACGGCGTAAGTTTCCTCTACCCGGTGCCCCCGTACACCCCGGCGACCGATGTGCCGGTCTCCGTCACCGGAGCGCCTGCGGGAGCATCGGTGATGGTCGTGCAGCAGCGGAACTGGTCGCGGCCTTGGGGGCTGCAGTGA
- a CDS encoding N-acetylmuramoyl-L-alanine amidase, with amino-acid sequence MAWTGDPVWLADVLREEGLRVVEFPAWRERGHGDFGQIWGVIAHHTGGSNTPPSEIAHGLPTLAGPLSQLHLAKDGTVTVVAVGVAWHAGRGRWPGLPENDANRLTIGIEAANNGTEGWSPAQYDAYVRCCAAILRKLGHGPERVIGHKEWAGSTQGKWDPGGIDMDRFRADIADRLKGDVLMALSDAEQRELLDKLRRVHFELTQGFQSRVADSDYRDTLVGYVLNSDAADFRSEQRLRALELKLDRLLDVNEGRI; translated from the coding sequence ATGGCTTGGACCGGTGACCCCGTATGGCTCGCGGACGTCCTGCGCGAGGAAGGTCTGCGCGTAGTGGAGTTCCCCGCCTGGCGGGAGCGAGGGCACGGCGACTTCGGACAGATCTGGGGCGTCATCGCCCACCACACCGGTGGGTCGAACACACCACCGTCCGAAATCGCCCACGGACTACCTACTTTGGCCGGCCCGCTCTCGCAACTCCATCTCGCCAAGGACGGCACCGTCACCGTCGTCGCCGTCGGCGTCGCCTGGCACGCAGGCCGCGGCCGTTGGCCCGGCCTGCCCGAGAACGACGCGAACCGCCTCACGATCGGCATCGAGGCCGCCAACAACGGCACCGAGGGCTGGTCGCCCGCGCAATACGACGCCTATGTGCGCTGCTGCGCCGCCATCCTGCGCAAGCTCGGCCACGGCCCCGAGCGCGTGATCGGCCACAAGGAATGGGCCGGATCCACGCAGGGCAAGTGGGACCCCGGCGGCATCGATATGGACCGATTCCGCGCCGACATCGCGGACCGACTGAAAGGCGATGTGCTCATGGCACTCTCCGACGCGGAGCAGCGTGAACTGCTCGACAAACTACGACGCGTGCACTTCGAGCTCACCCAGGGATTCCAATCCCGAGTGGCCGATTCCGACTACCGGGACACCCTCGTCGGCTACGTGCTCAATTCCGACGCCGCCGATTTCCGCAGCGAACAGCGGCTGCGCGCACTCGAACTCAAACTCGATCGCCTGCTCGACGTCAACGAAGGACGAATCTGA